In the Gossypium arboreum isolate Shixiya-1 chromosome 10, ASM2569848v2, whole genome shotgun sequence genome, one interval contains:
- the LOC108471529 gene encoding uncharacterized protein LOC108471529, translating to MALWATSCSSSEKLFLASSAATKRRMGSRRRDLVHVGMTDQAETETISIAYKEGDRERPKWADETPFSRLVEALISFKPFYSLLKLGARQVLISTAEKNNIPWREMTKEILESDVYKELKTIQNTSLQYPDYYLSPFHAYDEGNLSWLAAAEAEVATMSMTRRAIPYAPSNEEATQEMRGNWVQAIKQHHMKHSGNVTIQNIVDIGCSVGVSTRFLADEFPSAKVTGLDLSPYFLSVAQYKEKKRPPRKNPIRWIHAAGENTGLPSKSFDLVSFSYVFHECPERAIIALVNEAFRLLRPGGTLAITDQAPKSKILQELSPALFTLMKSTEPFLNEYYLTDLEERLREAGFVNMKTLLTDPRHMTMTATVPHQHV from the exons ATGGCGCTGTGGGCAACTTCTTGTTCGTCTTCTGAGAAGCTTTTCCTCGCATCTTCAGCTGCAAcaaaaagaaggatgggaagcAGAAGAAGAGATTTAGTTCATGTTGGAATGACAGATCAGGCTGAGACGGAGACTATATCAATAGCCTACAAGGAGGGAGATCGTGAAAGGCCTAAATGGGCAGATGAGACCCCTTTCTCTCGCCTTGTTGAAGCTCTTATTtcatttaagcccttttactcccTGCTTAAGCTTGGTGCCCGACAAGTCCTAATAAG TACAGCGGAGAAGAACAACATTCCATGGAGGGAGATGACGAAGGAGATTCTGGAATCGGACGTATATAAGGAGCTCAAAACCATTCAGAACACCTCTCTTCAATACCCTGATT ATTATCTGAGTCCTTTTCATGCATATGACGAGGGCAATCTTTCATGGCTG GCAGCAGCTGAAGCGGAGGTGGCAACCATGTCTATGACAAGACGAGCTATTCCATATGCTCCATCAAACGAGGAAGCAACTCAAGAAATGCGTGGGAATTGGGTTCAAGCAATCAAACAACATCACATGAAGCATTCAGGAAATGTCACGATTCAAAATATTGTAGACATTGGATGTTCTGTTGGTGTGAGTACAAGATTTCTTGCCGACGAGTTTCCTTCGGCTAAAGTCACT GGACTGGATTTGTCACCCTACTTCCTTTCAGTAGCTCAATATAAGGAAAAGAAAAGACCACCTCGAAAGAACCCCATCAGATGGATACATGCAGCCGGGGAAAACACTGGCTTGCCATCCAAATCCTTCGATCTTGTTTCTTTTTCTTATGTG TTCCACGAATGTCCTGAAAGAGCAATAATAGCTTTAGTGAATGAAGCATTCCGATTGCTTAGACCTGGAGGCACACTTGCTATAACCGACCAGGCG CCCAAGTCTAAGATCCTTCAGGAACTGTCTCCAGCTCTTTTCACATTAATGAAGAGTACGGAACCATTCTTGAACGAATACTACCTCACTGATCTGGAAGAAAGATTGAGAGAAGCTGGCTTTGTCAATATGAAAACATTGCTTACTGATCCCAGGCACATGACCATGACTGCAACCGTGCCTCATCAGCATGTTTGA
- the LOC108482339 gene encoding PLASMODESMATA CALLOSE-BINDING PROTEIN 5-like isoform X1: MSQNHFLPLFLYLIFVSLPRSLAQHGGGTVVTELWCVAKNNAEDAALQGALDWACGPGGTDCSRIQQGGPCYDPSDVQKTASYAFNDYYLKHGMTDDACSFSNNAALTSLDPSYGNCKFPSSKTVNNASISQSTGTLGMGPDTADLSASHRSAQSWLRQPLIVASFFLSIVRILS, from the exons ATGTCCCAAAATCACttccttcctctctttctctATCTCATTTTCGTGTCGCTGCCGCGTTCTTTGGCCCAGCACGGCGGCGGAACGGTGGTCACGGAGCTTTGGTGTGTCGCAAAGAACAACGCCGAGGACGCGGCGCTGCAGGGAGCGCTGGACTGGGCTTGCGGTCCTGGCGGAACGGACTGCAGCCGGATCCAGCAAGGCGGACCCTGTTACGACCCCTCTGATGTCCAGAAAACGGCGTCTTATGCCTTCAATGACTACTACTTGAAGCACGGCATGACTGACGATGCTTGCTCCTTCTCCAACAATGCTGCTCTCACTTCTTTAGACCCTA gcTATGGAAATTGCAAGTTTCCTTCCAG CAAGACAGTGAACAATGCAAGCATTTCTCAGTCGACAGGAACACTGGGGATGGGACCAGATACTGCAGATCTGAGTGCTTCTCATCGCAGTGCTCAGTCCTGGCTAAGGCAACCGCTGATTGTTGCTTCTTTCTTTCTTAGTATTGTAAGGATCCTCTCATAA
- the LOC108482339 gene encoding PLASMODESMATA CALLOSE-BINDING PROTEIN 5-like isoform X2 has product MSQNHFLPLFLYLIFVSLPRSLAQHGGGTVVTELWCVAKNNAEDAALQGALDWACGPGGTDCSRIQQGGPCYDPSDVQKTASYAFNDYYLKHGMTDDACSFSNNAALTSLDPSGFFFLFLNIGQLAMEIASFLPARQ; this is encoded by the exons ATGTCCCAAAATCACttccttcctctctttctctATCTCATTTTCGTGTCGCTGCCGCGTTCTTTGGCCCAGCACGGCGGCGGAACGGTGGTCACGGAGCTTTGGTGTGTCGCAAAGAACAACGCCGAGGACGCGGCGCTGCAGGGAGCGCTGGACTGGGCTTGCGGTCCTGGCGGAACGGACTGCAGCCGGATCCAGCAAGGCGGACCCTGTTACGACCCCTCTGATGTCCAGAAAACGGCGTCTTATGCCTTCAATGACTACTACTTGAAGCACGGCATGACTGACGATGCTTGCTCCTTCTCCAACAATGCTGCTCTCACTTCTTTAGACCCTAGTgggttctttttcctttttttaaatatCGGCCAGTTA gcTATGGAAATTGCAAGTTTCCTTCCAG CAAGACAGTGA